From Curtobacterium sp. SGAir0471, the proteins below share one genomic window:
- a CDS encoding AI-2E family transporter: MHLRRSAAPTSVRPSTWTDPYGRLAVRCLQTVVIVVVIGGIVTAATTLSLVTIPVLLALIVASALYPLVAWLRGHGVPSVLATTIAFVGVLAAAAGVLWLLVAAFAGQWPALQASAVDGLQQVQDLLHELPVRVTDGQIEDAVSGLVDFVTSARFGAGAIAGISAVTNVVTGAVLTAVILFFFLKDGPAIWEFLLRPFTGEQYDRARRIGDRVVTTLGGYVRGTAAVAAFDAVAIGTGLAVLGVPLTIPLAVVAFVTSFIPMIGAPIAGTLAALVTLVALGPVKAVIVVAIVVLVNQIEGNFLQPVLMGRTLRLHGLVILVGLTAGTVLGGVTGALLAVPLIAAGWGVVRVWNGEDEPATPWRQKRRETVPVG, encoded by the coding sequence ATGCACCTGCGCCGTTCCGCCGCGCCCACCTCCGTCCGCCCGAGCACCTGGACCGACCCGTACGGCCGGCTCGCGGTGCGGTGCCTGCAGACGGTCGTGATCGTCGTGGTGATCGGCGGGATCGTCACCGCCGCGACGACCCTGAGCCTCGTCACGATCCCGGTGCTGCTCGCGCTCATCGTCGCCTCGGCGCTGTACCCGCTGGTCGCCTGGCTCCGCGGACACGGGGTGCCGTCGGTGCTCGCCACGACGATCGCGTTCGTGGGCGTCCTCGCCGCGGCCGCCGGGGTGCTGTGGTTGCTCGTCGCCGCGTTCGCCGGGCAGTGGCCCGCACTGCAGGCGTCGGCGGTCGACGGGCTCCAGCAGGTGCAGGACCTCCTGCACGAGCTACCCGTCCGGGTGACCGACGGACAGATCGAGGACGCGGTCTCCGGCCTCGTCGACTTCGTCACCAGCGCACGGTTCGGGGCGGGCGCGATCGCGGGCATCTCCGCTGTCACGAACGTCGTCACCGGGGCCGTGCTCACCGCGGTCATCCTGTTCTTCTTCCTCAAGGACGGGCCGGCGATCTGGGAGTTCCTGCTCCGCCCCTTCACCGGCGAGCAGTACGACCGGGCCCGCCGGATCGGGGACCGCGTGGTGACGACCCTCGGCGGGTACGTGCGCGGGACGGCCGCCGTGGCCGCGTTCGACGCGGTGGCGATCGGCACCGGCCTCGCGGTCCTCGGCGTCCCGCTGACGATCCCGCTGGCGGTGGTGGCGTTCGTGACCTCGTTCATCCCGATGATCGGTGCCCCGATCGCCGGCACGCTCGCGGCACTCGTGACACTCGTCGCGCTCGGGCCGGTCAAGGCGGTGATCGTCGTCGCGATCGTCGTGCTCGTGAACCAGATCGAGGGCAACTTCCTGCAGCCCGTGCTGATGGGCAGGACGCTGCGCCTGCACGGACTCGTCATCCTGGTCGGCCTGACCGCGGGCACCGTGCTCGGCGGGGTGACCGGGGCGCTGCTCGCGGTCCCGCTCATCGCCGCCGGCTGGGGCGTCGTCCGGGTCTGGAACGGCGAGGACGAACCGGCGACGCCGTGGCGGCAGAAGCGACGCGAGACGGTCCCGGTCGGCTGA